AATTTAATTGATCATTATGAAAGAACTATATTCAATAACCATTGTCGGAGGATATCAGATGAGTGTACTATAATAGAACTCTACCTGTTTATTTGAAGGACTACGTCCCCATGAAAGTCTAATGTTCTGCCCACCAATTTGTGTTCCATTCAGCATACGTAATGCTTCCTCAGCACAGTTTCTAATAACGAAGTTTAAATCACCAATAAATGTGTCATCACCAATAAATGTGTCATCACCAATTCAAGGGAGATTAAGATGTTAGGGTACATCTTTAAGACTACTCACCGGTCAGAAAATTGAACAAAACCACATCGTTTGCCCACAGGTATCTTTACATGCACCAATTCCCCATACTGACCAAATACTTGTCTCAAGTGATCATCTGTGACATTAGAGTCCAAATTCCCCACAAATATCTGCAATATAGCCATTTAAGAAGTTAGAAACCGCAAATAAAATTacatggaaaaggaaaaaagggtAAAGAACCCACAGTAGTATTGTTTGGATCACTCTCATTTTGGGTTCCTTGAGGGTTCTGGTATGAATCTGAAATGCAAAAAATTAAGCCAACATGAATTTGCATTTTATCTTGAACTATCAGGTGTtctcttcttttaatatatcttaaaGACAAAATCTCcaacaataaaattgaaacaaaagaaattttcaattgcACAATCTCAACAGTATTTTAAGAGGTTTACTGAGACCTAAACACTTTTGGTTAAGAGAGGTAATACATAAAGCATGTGGCAGTATGAAGGGTAATATTGTAGTACTCATAAAACCACAAAGgataccaaaaaaaattagagatgcAAAGAATTACCCCAAAATAAGGGAAATAATAAAAGACAAGTCTATTATATCACAGTCACGCCTAAAAAGGCTCAAAGCAAGACATGCATAACATCGTCCATAAAGGTACAATCTTCCTTTTATCTGACATAGGCGTAAGCCTAGAGACAGGGAAGGGTTTGAAAACATTGATCATAAAAAGGccagaatttaaaaaacaaaccataGAATGTAAAATAGGTAAATATAAGggatcatatcatatcacatgAAGAAATATCCATAGGATAATAcacatgattaaaaaaaaagaggtgaTATCATAAAGCATCACATCCTAATGTTCTAAATATCACAAATAGAGTCTCTAACTTCAGACTCAGGCAACCATACTCTGCCATATTAAAAATCTAGCATGAAGAAACTAGCCCAATCATTagcataaaaattattcaaacaaagaaacagagtaaaatatataacaaaaactATAAGTGATGAAAGTATCCAAACATAACATAAGCAAGACCAATCAATAGAATCCTATTTACACGAGATACAAACAAAGTATCCCTCAATATATCTGTGTCCACCAGGTTAAAGAAGAAAGGACTGACAATTTGGAATACCGAGCtagagaaatgaaaaactagaaagaaaggagaatcCATGCAGTCCAAAATTCTTTTATAGGTAATGGATTCGAAAGCATAAACAGGAACGAATAATCATACTTAGAAGAAAACATAGGTAAACCCTGTAAACCCTAATATTAGGTGTTAAAGGACAAGCACAACCTATGTGGCCTGCTATAGCTGTTGTAGAAGGATAGTTCAATATAAAACCAGCGTGCCATCACATTAATGAAATTGCAATAATTCATCTACCTAAAGAGCCAACGTAGCCTGaacttcttttgaaaaaaatctaatgGAATTAGATTGAAATGCcagggagaaaaaaaacacccatgaaaatgaaaggaaaagctaaaCGTTGCAGAACTAAAGGTGAATTAAAAAACGTAGCATAAATATGCCACATAAGACATTGGCGGGAAAAAACTGACCTAAATGGAACAACGTACTAAAGGGTAAGCATGTCAGCTGAAATCAGTAGCGGACCCCAAGCTGACAGAACCTTTTGACACCCTGCTTAAAGAAAAGAGGAGTTTTATAAGTTTATGAATCCTTTTTATAGTTACAATGACCAAAGTTCGAATTGGAACTGCACGAAGGAAAAGGCATGAAAGGCTACTATTCTCCAAGGGTATAACGAGGGGGGAATTAAAATgctagaaaactaaaaaataaaagtaacgGAGAGGAGCTAAATCCGgacagaaaaataaagaaggtCGGATTTCATCTAGGCATAttgaaagcaaaaagaaagcCAAAACTCTAAACTCAACTGGCACATCCATACTATTGAACGAATGAAGGAGGATATATTCAATACAGAATTTGATGCTCTGtttctcatttaaattttccaATTTGGGGGGAGGTTAGTATTTACTTTTCGCATACTGCTGACCGCCAGAAGTGTTCTTGTTAGCCGCTGGTCCGATACGCATGGGCCTGGATGAACAGAGGACACCATTCATCTCAGTCATTGCCCGCATTTGTTCACTCTCATCTCCGAACTTAACAAATCCATAACCTTTAGTACGTCCAGTGAGCCTGTCAATCACAACTTTAGCACCCTTAACGGAGGTATAACGGGCCCTAAATGTCTCTTGTAGCACGTAATCAGTAACATCACCAGCCAAATCTCCTACAAAAATTGTGTAATCGGGAGAGTCATCTTGTCGTTTCTCCCCTGCTGATGCCCAgttcaatctaaaattttgcGCCCCATTGGGCATCGCTGTGCCGTTATATGCTTGTAGTACCCTTTCCGCTGCTGGACGagttaaaaattcaagaaagcCGTAACCCTCGGACTGGCCGGTTTGCTTGTTCCGAATAACTTTCACGGATGAAACCTGGGAATAAAAACATCATCAATTCTAtacgaaaaaaaattgtaaccGCTTAATATCTATCGAGATGACATTTCAGAAACATGTACATGCACGAATCTGGATGAAATCGACCTAATAATCACAAAAGTCCGACAAATcccacaaataataataataaaaataaagacatATACACACATGATCTCAAGTGCGGTGGCGCGTTGATTCACGTACCTCGCCTGTATGAGCAaagcaattaaaaatatagttcTCGTCCATCCAGTACTGCAAGTCTCCGATCCAGAGAGTACGAACTTCATCGGCGTTGGCTGGTTGAGAGGGTTGGCCCTGAGGCGAAGCGGCCTGCGGCTGCTGAGGCCACATCTGAGGGACAGGCTGCGGTTGAGGCGGCTGAGGAGGCATCATCATGTAAGGAGGTTGTTGTTGCTGGTATTGAGGGGCCTGGTGAGGCATGTTGTGAGGAGCAATACCAGGTGCAGGCTGCATGGTTTCGaaaaagggaaacaaaatCTCCTtgtagagagaaaaagaaagaagagagtttGGGTGTCTCGTCTGAACAAAGAGAAACCCTAACCCTAGAAGTCGAGAATGAGCGAAAGGGAGGGAACAAATAGAAGGGAATCCAGAAGGAAACAATTAGATTTATCgtttaaaaaggaaataaaataaaacaaaatttgaaatactTTATCCCAACGCTTTGAGGCCATGATTTATAGAAAGAACATTGGGCCCCAGAACCATGTCCCAAATCCAACCAATCAAGAAGCGAGCTTATGGAACTCCAGATGGTACCGACCGCACGtgaatatttagattttctATTATCGTAAGCAGACTAATTCCAACAATGCCCGAAAAAAGCACTCCTCGCATAGaaatttgttaagaaattaaacaattttaaaatatttttagaaaaattaatttcaatcgaACGTGCAGAAGTGAATAAAAATTGCAATTTGGCCCCATGTTTATTactaataaatgaattttccCTACAAAAACTCGATGGGAAATGGGAGTCCAACAACAAAAAGTAGAGTTCAAGCCACTTAAATACCATAAAAAAGTGTCAATAAAGCCAGAATATAAGTCAGATGGGCTAGTCCAGCAGGAACATAAATAGTAGGTTCAGGTTGTACTGCAACCACGTACAGCAATTTAAGCAAGAATTTACGAGAATTACAATAAGATCATTCAAATGGCTGGCTACCCATCATAGATTatgaagaaacaaataacGCAAGACGCAAAACCTCTAACACCAGATACAAGCACACAAGCGACATCATGTCAACGGAGTCATAGAATAGATGAGAGTaacatcttcaaaatcttCTACAAATGACAAGCAGAAGTTTGGGGTCACGTTCTGAGGGGGGGAGGTGGTGGGGGGGCACAACAAGCAAACTTGTCATCTACATATACCCTCCTCCTTGTTGCTGCGATGGCTGCTGCGGTCCTGGTTGTTGGTAGTTCCCATACCCACCATAGCCACTGTAGAACATGTTAGGGTCTTGGGAAGCTGGAGCATAGCTATAGTTTTCATATCCTTGTCCATACCCATAatatcctcctcctcctcctccaccattCCACTGATTAGGGTCAGCCTGAGGCTGTAAATTTGCAATAGAGGATTATAAAGCTTCATATTTGCTTCAATATGAATACTGGATAATAAGTGAGACATAATACTACTACTACCTGTTTGTTAGAAGGACTACGGCCCCATGAAAGTCTAATGGTTTGCCCACCAATTTGGGTTCCATTCAACATGCGCAAAGCTTCATCGGCGCAGCTTCTGAAAtaggatttaaaaaaaacaaaataatctaCTCATGAGCAAACGAGCGCCAAATGTAGGGAAGGGGCAAGGCATCATAAATGCTTGAGAACCAACCTGTCTGAAAATTGAACAAAGCCACATCGCTTGCCTGCAGGTATCTTAACATGCACCAGCTCTCCATACTGACTGAATACTTGTCTAAGATGCTCATCAGTGACGTTAGAATCCAAATTTCCCACAAATATCTGCAAGAAGATAACATAGCAACTCATAAACATGTCCATATGATTATATTACTACTAAGAAGTAATGAAGTACCCACAGTTGTATTATTTGGATCGTTCTCATTCTGAGTCCCTTGAGGATTCTGGTATGAAGCTGCATTTGGAAATATCAAACTTATCTGTCAAcgtaaactaaaaaattccAGAGTtgtcatttttcttaaataagaTACTGTCCTCAATGACACTTCTAACTTAACAGTGTCATATCACAACATCATTATGGTGAATgatagtaatttaaaaaaaaaaaaaaaaaaaaaaaccaagacACATGCAAAgactaaaacaaaataagcaCAAATGACTAGCAAACCAAAGATATATGAAAAAACACATCCTGTCTTTCACAGAGACTTAGCCCACCAAACAGAACCCACG
This genomic interval from Cucurbita pepo subsp. pepo cultivar mu-cu-16 chromosome LG20, ASM280686v2, whole genome shotgun sequence contains the following:
- the LOC111782472 gene encoding polyadenylate-binding protein RBP45-like isoform X1; the encoded protein is MQPAPGIAPHNMPHQAPQYQQQQPPYMMMPPQPPQPQPVPQMWPQQPQAASPQGQPSQPANADEVRTLWIGDLQYWMDENYIFNCFAHTGEVSSVKVIRNKQTGQSEGYGFLEFLTRPAAERVLQAYNGTAMPNGAQNFRLNWASAGEKRQDDSPDYTIFVGDLAGDVTDYVLQETFRARYTSVKGAKVVIDRLTGRTKGYGFVKFGDESEQMRAMTEMNGVLCSSRPMRIGPAANKNTSGGQQYAKNSYQNPQGTQNESDPNNTTIFVGNLDSNVTDDHLRQVFGQYGELVHVKIPVGKRCGFVQFSDRNCAEEALRMLNGTQIGGQNIRLSWGRSPSNKQQPQADPNQWNGGGGYYGYGQGYENFSYAPAPQDPNMFYSGYGGYGNYQQPPPQQPQQQQQGGYM
- the LOC111782472 gene encoding polyadenylate-binding protein RBP45-like isoform X2 yields the protein MQPAPGIAPHNMPHQAPQYQQQQPPYMMMPPQPPQPQPVPQMWPQQPQAASPQGQPSQPANADEVRTLWIGDLQYWMDENYIFNCFAHTGEVSSVKVIRNKQTGQSEGYGFLEFLTRPAAERVLQAYNGTAMPNGAQNFRLNWASAGEKRQDDSPDYTIFVGDLAGDVTDYVLQETFRARYTSVKGAKVVIDRLTGRTKGYGFVKFGDESEQMRAMTEMNGVLCSSRPMRIGPAANKNTSGGQQYAKNSYQNPQGTQNESDPNNTTIFVGNLDSNVTDDHLRQVFGQYGELVHVKIPVGKRCGFVQFSDRNCAEEALRMLNGTQIGGQNIRLSWGRSPSNKQPQADPNQWNGGGGYYGYGQGYENFSYAPAPQDPNMFYSGYGGYGNYQQPPPQQPQQQQQGGYM
- the LOC111782472 gene encoding polyadenylate-binding protein RBP45-like isoform X3: MQPAPGIAPHNMPHQAPQYQQQQPPYMMMPPQPPQPQPVPQMWPQQPQAASPQGQPSQPANADEVRTLWIGDLQYWMDENYIFNCFAHTGEVSSVKVIRNKQTGQSEGYGFLEFLTRPAAERVLQAYNGTAMPNGAQNFRLNWASAGEKRQDDSPDYTIFVGDLAGDVTDYVLQETFRARYTSVKGAKVVIDRLTGRTKGYGFVKFGDESEQMRAMTEMNGVLCSSRPMRIGPAANKNTSGGQQYAKNSYQNPQGTQNESDPNNTTIFVGNLDSNVTDDHLRQVFGQYGELVHVKIPVGKRCGFVQFSDR